From the Amblyraja radiata isolate CabotCenter1 chromosome 12, sAmbRad1.1.pri, whole genome shotgun sequence genome, one window contains:
- the LOC116978857 gene encoding integral membrane protein 2A-like — protein sequence MVKIGFNSPVGQKDAKGALLLPEPDPESVAASGGDNATGRCLFTLLGLAFILSGLIIGGACLYRFIVPKNKVFHGEMRYVDSNIPSHAPETKAPYFLALEDVQFLGDNKNVAVINVPVPDFEDYDPAVIIHDFELLLTAYLDLSLDNCYVIALNTSIVMPPRNLLDLFMRLTTGSYLPQTYLVHEDLMVTERIDNVDELGYFIYRLCSGKKTYRLQRKEMQKGIQKRSTVNCRRIKHFANNFVTDTMICEP from the exons GATCCAGAATCCGTTGCAGCAAGTGGGGGTGATAACGCCACAGGAAGATGTTTGTTTACGCTTCTTGGACTGGCCTTCATACTATCTggcttaataattggaggagcttGTCTGTATCGATTCATTGTTCCAAAG AACAAAGTATTTCATGGTGAAATGCGATACGTGGATTCTAATATCCCGTCACATGCTCCAGAGACAAAGGCTCCATACTTCCTAGCTTTGGAAGATGTACAGTTCTTGGGAGATAATAAAAATGTGGCTGTGATCAATGTCCCTGTTCCAGATTTTGAAGATTATGATCCAGCAGTCATCATTCATGATTTTGAGTTG CTTTTGACCGCATATCTCGATCTGAGTTTGGATAACTGCTACGTGATTGCTTTGAATACTTCTATTGTAATGCCTCCACGCAATTTATTGGACTTGTTCATGAGACTCACA ACTGGTTCCTACTTGCCTCAGACCTACCTTGTTCATGAAGACTTGATGGTAACTGAGCGTATTGACAATGTTGATGAATTGGGTTACTTCATCTACCGGCTCTGTTCAGGGAAAAAGACCTACAGATTGCAGCGTAAAGAGATGCAGAAAG GAATCCAGAAACGCTCAACAGTAAACTGTCGCCGAATCAAGCATTTTGCAAATAACTTTGTCACTGATACTATGATCTGTGAACCATGA